TCGCCGATCGTGGCGGGGCAGCGGCTGTTTGCGCTCAACGAGCGAGGCCGGCTGACGGTGCTCGGCTTGGGGCCCGAAGCGTATCGAGAGATGGGGGCAAGCCAACTCACCAAGGGCGAGACGTGGACCATGCCCGCGATCGTGGGAAGCCGGATCTACGTACGCAGCAAAGAAGGGCTGAGCTGCTTTGAAACGCAGCCGTGAGCGATCGGAAAACCGCGATCCGATGAATTAGCGAGCAACTGAATTAACGAATAACAAAGCCCGGCGGAGACGGACGACGAACGCTTTCGCCGCGACTCCGCCGAGCCTCGTTGGTCGCTTGTACTGTGGGCCCGCGAATTGACGCGTATTAAGCGGGGACCGCTTGCGGCTTGCAGCGGCGGGCAAAGCCGATGCTGGCCAGCGCCTTGTAGACCTCGTCGAGCGTTTTCTCGCCGAAGTTCGAGATACTGAGCAAATCTTCGCGCGTACACTGCAGGAGATCATGCACGGTAAAGATGCCGCGCTCTTCCAGACAGTTCGTGGTGCGCACCGAGAGGCCGATCTCGGCGGTGCTCATTTCCAGGCGTTCGGTCAGTTCCTTGGCCTTCTCGTCGACGGCGCTTAAAGGAATGCGCGTCATGGGTTCCCTCCCTAGAGTTTGCATTAACGATGGGCGGCGGCATCCATGCCAGAAGCCGTCACCGGCAACTAAGTCGAGCGTGAGTATAGCGAGGGAGAGCGCTTTTCGCCTAGCAATTTTTGCCGACTTGTAATAATGCAGTGCTAGCACGTCAAGCGAATGGAGTGCTGTCCGAAGCGCGATCGATGATGATGATGTGTCGTTACGTCGCGCTTGGGTCGACCACAAAAACGCGTGCGGTGATGTTTCCCAAGGGGGCGGCACAGCGTGCGAGCCCCATCACAAAATCGCGGCAAATGCCTATAATTCTGAGGGTCGTTGGCCCTGCATTTCGTCCGATTTTGAGTTCACGAAAGGCGCAGCGTTGAAGGATTTGTTCAAAGGGCTGACCGACGCTCAGCGGACCGCCGTCGAGCACATCACGGGGCCGCTCTTGATTTTGGCAGGCCCTGGCAGCGGCAAGACCCGCGTGGTAACGCACCGCATCGCGAATATGCTCCGCGAGGGGATCCCGCCGCGCAGCATTCTGGCGCTGACATTTACGAACAAGGCAGCCGACGAGATGCGCAATCGCGTCGACATGCTAGCGCCTGGGCAGCCGGTAATGCTCAGCACCTTTCATCGCTTTTGCGCGCGGCTGCTGCGCGAGTTCGCCTCGTTAGTCGGGCTGCGCGAGAACTACACGATCTACGACACGTCGGACAGTTTGCAGGCCTTGCGACGTTCGATCGATGAATTGCAGATCGACGCGACGCATTACACGCCGCAACAGATCGCGGCCGTGATATCGAACGCCAAGAATCGCCTGGTGACGGCCGAACAGTTCGCCGCGCGCCCCGGAAATCCGCTGGCCAGCATCGTGGCCCGGGTCTACCCGGCGTATCAATCGCGGTTGTTGAACTCGAGCGCTGTCGATTTCGATGATCTGCTGGTCCACACCGTGACGCTGCTGCACGAGCATCCCGAGGTCCGCACCGAGTTGGACGCGCGCTATCGCTACATCATGGTTGATGAATACCAGGACACGAACCTGGCCCAATACAAGATTGTGCGCGCGCTGTCGGTCGACTATCCGAATCTGGCTGTGACGGGAGACCCCGATCAATCGATTTACGGCTGGCGCGGCGCGAACCTAAGCAATATCCTGGAATTCGAGCGGGACTTTCCGGACGTCGAAATCGTGCGGCTCGAGCAGAATTACCGCAGCACCAAGCGAATTCTGAGCGTCGCGGCGCAATTGATCACCAACAACAAGCGCCGCAAGCATAAGGACTTGTTCACGGATAACCAGGAAGGGGCTCCGGTCCGCTTTGTCCGCTATGCAACCCAACGGACCGAGGCCGAGACGATCGCCGCCCGGATCGCCACCGAAGTAAGGGCAGGCCGCCGCCGGCCTCGCGATTTCGCGATCTTTTACCGTGTCAATGCGCTGTCGCGCGTGTTCGAGTTCGCGCTGCGGGATCAGGGCATTCCGTATCAGATCGTGAACGGCTTGGAGTTTTTTCAGCGGAAAGAGATTAAAGACGTTCTGGCCTATTTGCTGCTGATTAACAATCCGCGCGATGACGTGGCCTTTTTTCGGGTTGTTAATACGCCCACGCGCGGCATCGGCAAGACGACGCTCGAGAAACTGGCGCGGCACGCGAATCAATATCGCTTGACGCTGCTCGATGCGGCCCGCGAGAGCGGCGTGGTCGAAGGTCTGCAAAAGAAGACGGCCTTGGTCGTGGGACGCTTCGTCGCGATGATCGATCGTCTGGTGGCCTTATCCAGCGGCTCAGTGGAAGAAATTCTAGGACACGTGCTGGCCGAGACTGGCTATCGCGAGTACCTGGCCAACAGTGAACTCGAGGAAGATCAGGAGCGGCTGGCCAATATCGAAGAATTGCTCACCGCGGCCCGACAGTTCGACGAGCGGCACGCGGGCGATTCGCGCCTGGGAGACTTTCTCGAAGAGGCGAGCCTTACTTCCGACACCGACGCTTGGGAGTCGGACGTCGATCGCGTGACGCTGATGACGCTGCATGCATCGAAGGGGTTGGAATTCCCCGTCGTGCATTTGGTGGCCGTGGAAGACGGATTAATTCCGCACGAACGCAGCCGGAATGAGGCGGACGACCTGGAAGAGGAACGGCGGCTGTTGTTTGTCGGAATCACGCGTGCGCAGCAGGAATTGCACCTGAGCCTGGCGCAAAGCCGCGAGTTCCGCGGTTTGCGTCGCATGACCATTCCCAGCATGTTTCTGTTCGAGTTGCCGCTGGAGGAAATCGAGCAAACCGAAGAAACCTGGTTGGATCCGATGGCCGCTGCGAATTACTCGCCGAGTCACGCTGATGACGACGTGAGCCAAGTCGCGCCGGACGACGAAGGGGACGACGTATCGTTCGATTTCGGAGCTTCGGAGCAATCGTCGTCGCACGATCCTGAGCAATCGGTTCCGAGTCCGGCCGTGGCGCGTCCAGTAGGGCCGGCCTGGCATGGTAAATCGTTGCAGACGGCCGCCGAGCTGTTGGCGGATGCGGCGCCGCTGTCACCGAGCCTTGCACCGGATGCATTTTTTCAGGGGATGTTGGTTCGTCATCCTGAATACGGACTGGGAAAGGTCGTCGCGCTGTCCGGCAGCGGACTGCGACGCACGGCGACCGTGGCGTTCATCGCGGGTGCCGGCCAGAAGAAATTCGTGGTCAGCCAAAGTGCGCTGCGCCCCGCGAAAGCGACGTAAGAATCGCGGCGAGTTGGCCTCTGCGGAATGCCAGCGATTTTCGAGAATAGTCGCGCGAAAGACAGGCAGGCTCTGGCTAGTTTTGCGGCGCCTGATACTTGACGCGCCCGCCGACCAGGACGGTTTCAGCACGGCCGGTCAGGTTCCAGCCGTTGAACGGGGAATTGCTGCTCTTCGAGGCGAAGCGGCTGGCGTCGACTTGCCACTTGCGTTGCGGGTCGATGATCGTGACGTCGGCATCGGCGCCGATGGCCAGGGTTCCCTTTTCCAGTCCCAAGACGCGGGCCGGATTGATCGTCATCTTGGCGATCGCCTGCGGCCAGGTCAGGATGCCGGGCTCGATCAGCTTCGTCACGACCAGTGCGAGCGCCGTTTCCAGCCCAACGATGCCGAACGGTGCTCGGTCGAGCTCCTGCATTTTCTTTTCCAAGGCATGCGGTGCGTGATCGGTACAGATGACGTCGATCGTGCCGTCGACCAATCCTTCGATGCAGCCGGCCACGTCGCGGGCCGCGCGTAGCGGCGGGCTCATTTTGCAATTCGAATCGAATGTGCGCAGGCATTCATCCGTCAGCGTGAAATGATGCGGACAGACTTCCGTCGTCACGCGCACGTTGCGACGCTTTGCCCGACGGACCAGCTCGACGCTGCCTTGCGTGGAAATGTGCAT
The Pirellulales bacterium DNA segment above includes these coding regions:
- a CDS encoding DNA-directed RNA polymerase subunit alpha C-terminal domain-containing protein, with protein sequence MTRIPLSAVDEKAKELTERLEMSTAEIGLSVRTTNCLEERGIFTVHDLLQCTREDLLSISNFGEKTLDEVYKALASIGFARRCKPQAVPA
- a CDS encoding UvrD-helicase domain-containing protein is translated as MKDLFKGLTDAQRTAVEHITGPLLILAGPGSGKTRVVTHRIANMLREGIPPRSILALTFTNKAADEMRNRVDMLAPGQPVMLSTFHRFCARLLREFASLVGLRENYTIYDTSDSLQALRRSIDELQIDATHYTPQQIAAVISNAKNRLVTAEQFAARPGNPLASIVARVYPAYQSRLLNSSAVDFDDLLVHTVTLLHEHPEVRTELDARYRYIMVDEYQDTNLAQYKIVRALSVDYPNLAVTGDPDQSIYGWRGANLSNILEFERDFPDVEIVRLEQNYRSTKRILSVAAQLITNNKRRKHKDLFTDNQEGAPVRFVRYATQRTEAETIAARIATEVRAGRRRPRDFAIFYRVNALSRVFEFALRDQGIPYQIVNGLEFFQRKEIKDVLAYLLLINNPRDDVAFFRVVNTPTRGIGKTTLEKLARHANQYRLTLLDAARESGVVEGLQKKTALVVGRFVAMIDRLVALSSGSVEEILGHVLAETGYREYLANSELEEDQERLANIEELLTAARQFDERHAGDSRLGDFLEEASLTSDTDAWESDVDRVTLMTLHASKGLEFPVVHLVAVEDGLIPHERSRNEADDLEEERRLLFVGITRAQQELHLSLAQSREFRGLRRMTIPSMFLFELPLEEIEQTEETWLDPMAAANYSPSHADDDVSQVAPDDEGDDVSFDFGASEQSSSHDPEQSVPSPAVARPVGPAWHGKSLQTAAELLADAAPLSPSLAPDAFFQGMLVRHPEYGLGKVVALSGSGLRRTATVAFIAGAGQKKFVVSQSALRPAKAT